One part of the Microlunatus elymi genome encodes these proteins:
- a CDS encoding ABC transporter permease encodes MTAPNSTDSRSTGLNPAERSRTTAPAITSGRRAWAYARFFVGRFGGMLLVLLIIAVISYLIFYVLPSDPAQLSCGRPCTPDRLEQARAFMGYDEPWWRQFFTFLGGIVAGRTFGSGAAAVQCSAPCFGYSFRLNEPVTELILTRIPVTFSIAIGAAILWLILGVSTGVIAALKRGTVVDRTLTTISVAGVSAPSYLVGLLGIFIFGFTLNMVPVSGYVPFSQSPVDWLWHLILPWIMLALLNAAIYTRLTRGQMLDVLGEDYIRTARAKGLKERRVIGRHALRNVLIPVSTVFGLDLGGLLGGAVITEKVFSMQGLGSLLLDAVGNLDLQVLVGVTLFSAFLIIIANFVVDVTYGLLDPRVKVIDS; translated from the coding sequence ATGACCGCGCCCAACTCGACCGATTCCCGTTCGACCGGCCTGAATCCGGCCGAACGGTCCCGCACGACCGCCCCGGCGATCACCTCCGGTCGCCGCGCGTGGGCGTACGCACGATTCTTCGTCGGCCGGTTCGGCGGCATGCTGCTGGTGTTGTTGATCATCGCGGTGATCAGCTACCTGATCTTCTACGTGCTGCCGTCCGACCCGGCACAGCTGTCCTGCGGCCGGCCCTGCACACCCGACCGGCTGGAACAGGCACGGGCCTTCATGGGATACGACGAGCCCTGGTGGCGACAGTTCTTCACCTTCCTCGGCGGCATCGTCGCCGGTCGCACGTTCGGCTCCGGGGCGGCCGCCGTGCAGTGTTCGGCACCGTGCTTCGGCTATTCGTTCCGGTTGAACGAACCGGTCACCGAGTTGATCTTGACCCGGATTCCGGTGACCTTCTCGATCGCCATCGGGGCAGCGATTCTGTGGCTCATCCTCGGTGTGTCGACCGGGGTGATCGCGGCCCTGAAACGCGGCACTGTGGTCGATCGGACCCTGACCACGATCTCCGTCGCCGGTGTGTCGGCGCCGTCCTATCTGGTCGGACTGCTCGGCATCTTCATCTTCGGCTTCACCCTCAACATGGTGCCGGTCAGCGGTTACGTGCCGTTCAGCCAGAGCCCGGTCGACTGGCTCTGGCACCTGATCCTGCCCTGGATCATGTTGGCGTTACTGAACGCCGCGATCTACACCAGGCTGACCCGCGGCCAGATGCTCGACGTGCTCGGCGAGGACTACATCCGAACTGCCCGGGCCAAGGGCCTGAAGGAACGCCGGGTGATCGGCCGGCACGCGCTCCGCAATGTGCTGATCCCGGTCAGTACCGTGTTCGGCCTGGACCTGGGCGGACTGCTCGGTGGTGCGGTGATCACCGAGAAGGTCTTTTCCATGCAGGGCTTGGGATCCCTGCTGCTGGACGCGGTGGGCAATCTCGACCTGCAGGTGCTGGTCGGAGTCACCCTGTTCTCCGCGTTCTTGATCATCATCGCCAACTTCGTGGTCGACGTCACCTACGGGTTGCTCGACCCACGCGTCAAGGTGATCGATTCGTGA
- a CDS encoding ABC transporter substrate-binding protein, producing the protein MKRIAIGIAAVATVLAVAACNANPEQSNSSGGNTAASTKGGTLTILSSGTEMNFDPATSQSLAITSNGLVNRRLTAWQNGPGQPSKVVSDLATDTGTPSDGGKTWTYKLKQGLKFDDGTPITSAAIKYGVERSFAPELSGGLGYHKGLLIGGDSYKGPYSGKELDSIETPDDQTIVFKLKVPYGDWPWIVSMPAFAPVEKSKDTKPAEYGKDPAASGPYKVDSYQQGVQMTLVRNPQWKASTDTARTGGPDKIIFKLGQDDTVAAQALIGDNGDAKTSFGADFVPAAQLAQAQNNPQVKDRLVTSQPGAVNFVAMNTQRGALKDVKVRQALQYAIDRKAFIAASGGAISGSPATTLITPGIEGRQEYDLYPAGDSGNIAKAKQLLKEAGHASDLSFTLVTSNTSMSTSQAQAVEQGLERAGVKIKIQSLDSNAVSEKVTGSKGDYDMYLGSWQPDFPSPNANIQPLFDSSQIGGGGYNTSRYDNPAVDKAIQQATGEVDQAKAQQDWAAIDKQIMQDAPVIPISYAKNSFLRGSDVQNFFIGSFPAYPNYLKVTLKQQ; encoded by the coding sequence ATGAAACGCATCGCCATCGGTATCGCCGCAGTGGCAACCGTGCTGGCGGTCGCCGCGTGTAATGCCAACCCCGAACAGTCGAACTCGTCCGGCGGCAACACCGCCGCGTCGACCAAGGGTGGCACGCTGACGATCTTGTCCTCGGGCACCGAGATGAATTTCGATCCGGCCACCAGCCAGAGCCTGGCGATCACCTCCAACGGCCTGGTCAACCGCCGGCTGACGGCTTGGCAGAATGGCCCCGGACAGCCGTCCAAGGTGGTCAGTGACCTTGCCACCGACACCGGCACGCCCAGCGACGGCGGCAAGACCTGGACGTACAAACTCAAGCAGGGCTTGAAATTCGACGACGGAACTCCGATCACCAGTGCGGCGATCAAGTACGGCGTCGAGCGTTCGTTCGCGCCGGAGTTGTCCGGCGGCCTCGGATATCACAAGGGACTGCTGATCGGCGGCGACAGCTACAAGGGCCCGTACTCGGGCAAGGAACTCGACTCGATCGAGACGCCGGATGATCAGACCATCGTCTTCAAGCTCAAGGTTCCGTACGGTGACTGGCCGTGGATCGTCTCGATGCCGGCCTTCGCGCCGGTGGAGAAGTCCAAGGACACCAAGCCCGCAGAGTACGGCAAGGATCCGGCGGCCTCCGGTCCGTACAAGGTCGATTCCTACCAGCAGGGCGTGCAGATGACCCTGGTCCGCAACCCGCAGTGGAAAGCCTCCACCGACACCGCGCGGACCGGCGGTCCGGACAAGATCATCTTCAAACTCGGCCAGGACGACACGGTCGCGGCGCAGGCGTTGATCGGTGACAACGGCGACGCCAAGACCTCGTTCGGGGCCGACTTCGTGCCGGCCGCGCAGTTGGCGCAGGCGCAGAACAATCCGCAGGTGAAGGATCGGCTGGTCACCTCGCAGCCGGGCGCCGTCAACTTCGTCGCGATGAACACGCAGCGCGGTGCGTTGAAGGACGTCAAGGTCCGGCAGGCACTGCAGTACGCGATCGACCGGAAGGCGTTCATCGCGGCCTCCGGCGGTGCCATCTCCGGCTCGCCGGCCACCACCCTGATCACGCCGGGGATCGAGGGTCGGCAGGAGTACGACCTGTACCCGGCCGGCGACAGCGGCAACATCGCGAAGGCCAAGCAATTGCTGAAGGAAGCCGGGCACGCCTCCGATCTGAGCTTCACCCTGGTCACTTCGAACACCTCGATGTCGACCTCGCAGGCGCAGGCGGTCGAGCAGGGCCTGGAGCGCGCCGGGGTCAAGATCAAGATCCAGTCGCTGGACTCGAATGCGGTGTCGGAAAAGGTCACCGGATCGAAGGGCGACTACGACATGTATCTGGGCAGCTGGCAGCCGGACTTCCCGAGTCCGAACGCCAACATCCAGCCGCTGTTCGACTCCAGCCAGATCGGTGGCGGAGGCTACAACACCTCGCGCTACGACAATCCTGCGGTGGACAAGGCGATCCAGCAGGCGACCGGAGAAGTTGATCAAGCCAAGGCGCAGCAGGACTGGGCGGCGATCGACAAGCAGATCATGCAGGACGCCCCGGTGATCCCGATCAGCTACGCCAAGAACTCGTTCCTGCGAGGTTCCGACGTGCAGAACTTCTTCATCGGCTCCTTCCCGGCCTACCCGAACTACCTCAAGGTGACCCTGAAGCAGCAGTGA
- a CDS encoding DedA family protein: MLLPSWLDPENLIHWFGPYALWGVAFIIFAECGLFAILPGDSLLFTVGMFVGAGVMHQPLWFVIVVLTVCAVLGNACGYLIGYLVGPALFKPRKGLMGKLFQQKHVDRTHTFMERYGSRALILARFVPIIRTFVTFVAGVSRMSFRKFIVYTAIGGVIWAPGVTLLGYFLGNNVPFVRQHIDLVLVLVVFVSLIPMGLEFVHARRRLKSARTSTEEPVA; encoded by the coding sequence ATGCTGCTGCCGTCCTGGCTGGATCCGGAGAACCTGATCCATTGGTTCGGCCCGTACGCCCTGTGGGGTGTCGCCTTCATCATCTTCGCCGAGTGCGGACTGTTCGCGATCCTGCCCGGCGACTCGCTGCTCTTCACCGTCGGCATGTTCGTCGGTGCCGGTGTGATGCATCAGCCGCTGTGGTTCGTGATCGTGGTGCTGACGGTGTGTGCAGTGCTCGGCAACGCCTGCGGTTACTTGATCGGCTATCTGGTCGGGCCGGCCCTGTTCAAACCACGTAAGGGATTGATGGGCAAACTGTTCCAGCAGAAGCACGTCGATCGCACCCACACCTTCATGGAGCGGTACGGCAGTCGGGCGTTGATCCTGGCCCGGTTCGTACCGATCATCCGCACCTTCGTCACGTTCGTCGCCGGGGTGAGCCGGATGAGCTTCCGCAAGTTCATCGTCTACACCGCGATCGGCGGCGTGATCTGGGCGCCGGGCGTGACCCTGCTGGGATATTTCCTGGGCAACAACGTCCCGTTCGTTCGCCAGCACATCGACCTGGTGCTGGTGCTGGTCGTCTTCGTCTCGCTGATCCCGATGGGGTTGGAGTTCGTGCACGCCCGCCGCAGGCTGAAGTCGGCGCGGACGTCGACCGAGGAGCCCGTCGCCTGA
- a CDS encoding ABC transporter permease: MTTAVVEAEPTRRSLVRRLMADSSVVAGGIIILIFVLAAIFAPLLTKLAGQDPYTYHLDQLGPDTAPKGRFGGISADHWFGVEPLTGRDLFSIVVYGARTSLLVGVAATVVSLILGVAIGIIAGYFGGWADRIISRVTDVVFGFPGLIFMITLGAVVPASFPKSLLIIIVIGFFGWPAIARVVRGQTLSLRERNYVVAAQASGAGPGHILWVQLLPNLTATIIVFATISIPGKIGTEAALSFLGVGVPPPTPAWGRSIGEAINWISVDPMFLVFPGGALFLVTLGFNIFGDGLRDVLDPRSSGAGR, translated from the coding sequence GTGACGACTGCTGTGGTCGAAGCCGAGCCGACGCGCCGCTCGCTGGTGCGCCGGTTGATGGCCGACTCATCGGTGGTCGCGGGTGGGATCATCATCCTGATCTTCGTGCTGGCGGCCATCTTCGCGCCGCTGCTGACCAAGCTGGCCGGGCAGGATCCGTACACCTATCACCTGGACCAGCTCGGCCCGGACACCGCACCGAAGGGACGATTCGGCGGCATCAGTGCCGATCACTGGTTCGGGGTGGAGCCGCTGACCGGCCGGGACCTGTTCTCCATCGTCGTGTACGGCGCCCGGACGTCGTTGCTGGTCGGCGTCGCCGCGACCGTCGTGTCGCTGATCCTCGGTGTCGCCATCGGCATCATCGCCGGCTACTTCGGCGGCTGGGCCGATCGGATCATCAGCCGGGTGACCGACGTCGTCTTCGGCTTCCCTGGGCTGATCTTCATGATCACCCTCGGGGCGGTGGTGCCGGCGTCGTTCCCCAAGTCGCTGTTGATCATCATCGTGATCGGCTTCTTCGGCTGGCCGGCGATCGCCCGGGTCGTCCGCGGGCAGACACTCAGCCTGCGGGAACGCAACTACGTGGTGGCGGCCCAGGCGTCCGGCGCGGGTCCGGGCCACATCCTCTGGGTCCAGTTGCTGCCCAACCTGACCGCGACCATCATCGTGTTCGCCACCATCTCCATCCCGGGCAAGATCGGCACCGAGGCGGCGCTGTCCTTCCTCGGCGTCGGAGTGCCGCCGCCGACGCCGGCCTGGGGCCGGTCGATCGGCGAGGCGATCAACTGGATCTCGGTCGACCCGATGTTCCTGGTCTTCCCCGGCGGCGCGCTGTTCCTGGTCACCCTGGGCTTCAACATCTTCGGCGACGGGCTGCGCGACGTACTGGATCCGCGGAGTTCGGGGGCGGGCCGATGA
- a CDS encoding dipeptide ABC transporter ATP-binding protein, producing the protein MTEREQGPEPVEGPERTPVDDPTLAVSDLHIEFAAGAGSSGPAREVVHGVDFELQSGRVLALVGESGSGKSVTAMSVLDLLPGTARVTGSIRLAGQELLGADPAALRSVRGGRVGTIFQEPMNALNPVFTIGNQIAEALRTHHRDLTRAQAEQRVLELLESVEVRNPRRIARAYPHEASGGQLQRAMIAMAIGNDPYVLIADEPTTALDVTVQAQILELIRGLTERLGTSVLLITHDMGVVADVADDVAVMRSGEIVEAAPAVALFARPQQDYTRRLLDAVPRLASLRIDETGRRAAPVAESAAAPTAETVPAAPAAELDHVSVVYHGRGLGSGLPAVRDVSLRIEPGETLGLVGESGSGKSTIGRTLAGLISPAAGTVRIDGIDLSGLRGRKLRRLRTRLGMVFQDPTSSLNPRHTIGRSIGEPIRLHSDTSSAGRATRVAELLDAVQLGGKLADRYPHELSGGQRQRVAIARALALRPSLVIADEPTSALDVSVQDQVLQLFSSLQAEYGFAWLFISHDLAVVSEMTRTVVVLQDGREVESGPTDVVLRSPVDPYTQRLLAAVPVADPDEQRQRREVWAELQTAR; encoded by the coding sequence GTGACTGAGCGCGAGCAGGGTCCTGAGCCTGTCGAAGGGCCGGAACGCACCCCGGTCGACGACCCGACGCTCGCCGTTTCCGATCTGCACATCGAGTTCGCCGCGGGGGCCGGCAGTTCGGGGCCGGCCCGCGAGGTCGTGCACGGTGTCGACTTCGAGCTGCAGTCGGGTCGGGTGCTGGCGCTGGTCGGGGAGTCGGGTTCCGGGAAGAGCGTCACCGCGATGTCGGTGCTCGATCTGTTGCCGGGTACGGCTCGGGTCACCGGCAGCATCCGGCTGGCCGGCCAGGAGTTGCTGGGTGCGGATCCGGCCGCCCTGCGTTCGGTTCGCGGTGGCCGGGTCGGCACCATCTTCCAGGAGCCGATGAACGCTCTGAACCCGGTGTTCACCATCGGCAACCAGATCGCCGAGGCGCTGCGGACCCATCACCGGGACCTGACCCGTGCCCAGGCCGAGCAACGCGTGCTGGAGTTGCTCGAATCGGTGGAGGTCCGCAACCCGCGTCGGATCGCTCGGGCCTACCCGCACGAGGCATCCGGCGGTCAGTTGCAACGGGCCATGATCGCGATGGCGATCGGCAATGATCCGTACGTGTTGATCGCCGACGAGCCGACCACCGCGCTGGACGTCACGGTGCAGGCGCAGATCCTGGAACTCATCCGGGGCCTGACCGAGCGGCTCGGCACCTCGGTGTTGTTGATCACCCACGACATGGGCGTGGTGGCGGACGTGGCCGATGACGTGGCGGTGATGCGATCCGGCGAGATCGTCGAGGCGGCGCCGGCCGTCGCGCTGTTCGCCCGGCCGCAGCAGGATTACACCCGTCGGCTGCTGGATGCCGTGCCCCGGTTGGCCAGTCTGCGGATCGACGAGACCGGGAGGCGGGCCGCACCGGTCGCCGAATCGGCAGCCGCACCGACAGCCGAGACCGTCCCGGCGGCTCCGGCGGCGGAACTTGATCATGTCAGCGTCGTCTATCACGGTCGGGGACTGGGCAGCGGTCTGCCCGCGGTCCGGGATGTCTCGCTGCGGATCGAACCTGGCGAAACCCTAGGCCTGGTTGGAGAATCCGGCTCCGGCAAGTCGACCATCGGCCGTACCCTGGCCGGGCTGATCAGTCCCGCGGCCGGCACGGTCCGGATCGACGGCATCGATCTGTCGGGTCTGCGCGGCCGGAAGCTGCGCCGGTTGCGGACCCGGCTGGGGATGGTGTTCCAGGACCCGACCTCGAGTCTCAATCCGCGGCACACCATCGGCCGCAGCATCGGCGAACCGATCCGACTGCACTCCGACACTTCGTCGGCCGGTCGGGCCACCCGCGTGGCCGAGTTGCTGGACGCGGTGCAACTGGGCGGCAAGCTCGCCGATCGCTACCCACACGAGCTTTCCGGCGGTCAGCGGCAGCGTGTCGCCATCGCCCGGGCGCTGGCACTGCGGCCGAGTCTGGTGATCGCCGACGAGCCGACCAGTGCGCTGGACGTCTCCGTTCAAGATCAAGTCCTGCAACTGTTCAGCAGTCTGCAGGCCGAGTACGGGTTCGCCTGGCTGTTCATCAGTCATGATCTTGCCGTGGTGTCGGAGATGACCCGCACCGTGGTCGTGCTGCAGGACGGCAGAGAGGTCGAGTCCGGCCCGACCGACGTCGTGCTGCGTTCGCCCGTCGACCCGTACACCCAACGGCTGCTGGCCGCCGTACCGGTCGCCGACCCGGACGAGCAACGGCAACGCCGCGAGGTCTGGGCAGAACTGCAGACCGCCCGCTAG
- a CDS encoding endonuclease domain-containing protein: MSRTRLNEIALAIQAGGGVIRIRDHPQLEGTIRWLARDDRLVAILPGIFTTPDTLQDPIVRITAVCAWASDGVIVGPAAARISFWPTIRVDDIGVALRSGRAHRAGIRIERRTIPPDFVRRTGPLAYTCPALTAIDLVRATGVADAFDIVLRERSTTLAELREVFDQLPNRRGNQLCAELIEDSRDEPWSPPERDLHRLMRTAGITGWVANRRSRIGTHTYAADLRFSRLKLAIEVDGYEVHSRRDVFENDRARNNDFVLEGWTVLHFTPRQIADRPDWVIGQILRAIEMLAAAWTSGIRR; the protein is encoded by the coding sequence TTGTCGCGCACGCGCCTGAACGAGATCGCCCTGGCCATCCAAGCGGGCGGTGGAGTGATCCGGATCCGTGACCATCCGCAACTCGAAGGAACGATCCGATGGCTGGCCCGCGATGACAGGCTGGTCGCGATCCTTCCGGGGATCTTCACCACACCGGACACGCTGCAGGATCCGATCGTTCGGATCACCGCGGTGTGCGCCTGGGCGTCCGATGGAGTGATCGTCGGGCCTGCGGCCGCCCGGATCAGTTTCTGGCCGACGATCCGGGTCGACGACATCGGGGTTGCCCTGCGATCGGGTCGCGCGCATCGTGCCGGGATCCGGATCGAGCGCCGGACGATACCGCCGGACTTCGTTCGGAGGACAGGTCCGTTGGCCTACACCTGCCCGGCGCTCACGGCGATCGATCTGGTGCGGGCGACCGGGGTCGCCGATGCCTTCGACATCGTCCTGCGCGAACGATCGACCACCCTGGCCGAACTCCGGGAGGTCTTCGATCAACTGCCCAACCGTCGCGGCAACCAGCTGTGCGCCGAACTCATCGAGGACTCCCGGGACGAGCCTTGGTCGCCGCCGGAGCGAGACCTGCACCGGCTGATGCGCACAGCGGGGATCACCGGCTGGGTCGCGAACAGGCGCTCGCGGATCGGCACCCACACCTACGCCGCCGACCTCCGGTTCTCCAGGCTCAAGCTGGCTATCGAAGTGGACGGGTACGAGGTGCACAGCCGCCGAGACGTGTTCGAGAACGATCGTGCCCGCAACAACGACTTCGTCCTCGAAGGCTGGACCGTGCTGCATTTCACCCCTCGGCAGATCGCCGACCGGCCCGACTGGGTGATCGGTCAGATCCTCCGCGCGATCGAGATGCTGGCCGCGGCGTGGACGAGCGGAATCAGGCGGTGA
- a CDS encoding MFS transporter: MHQSSESGAPAGSSVAESSSLSEWQNEPRIVSLQRRSLVLLIVGQVLGSFGMGASPSVGILLAEEVTGSETLAGLARTSATLGAALLGIPLALLATRGGRRIALSAGWFLAALGAVALICATVTDNIALLIGGMLLFGAGTAAMLQSRFAATDLARPLNRGRTLSLVVWCGTLGSVLGPNLGEPGTVVSRRLGLPPLAGAFVIALVMLIIAGLLILIFLRPDPLLTATEHEHRDGRPIKRRSIRQVFGTLWSIRPARFALVVVIGAHLSMVSLMTMTPVQMHHHGSSLTIVGITISIHVLGMFALSPLVGWASDRVGPVRVIMLGQLIFIGSSVAAMISGGNEGWTMISLFLLGLGWSCGTVPGSILLSESVPADVRTSSQGMVDTAMNGFAALAALISGPLFALVGFGGLSLMAVLVAIPLLAYAVRIDRAVVVAH; the protein is encoded by the coding sequence GTGCATCAGTCCAGCGAGTCCGGCGCCCCGGCCGGCAGCTCTGTCGCCGAATCCAGCTCCCTCTCCGAATGGCAGAACGAGCCGCGGATCGTCTCGCTGCAACGGCGCAGCCTGGTGCTGCTGATCGTCGGTCAGGTGCTCGGCTCGTTCGGGATGGGAGCATCACCGTCGGTCGGGATCCTGCTGGCCGAGGAGGTCACCGGCAGCGAGACGCTGGCCGGGCTGGCGCGCACGTCGGCCACGCTCGGCGCGGCGCTGCTCGGCATCCCGCTGGCGTTGCTGGCCACCCGCGGCGGCCGCCGGATCGCACTCTCGGCCGGCTGGTTCCTGGCAGCGCTGGGCGCGGTCGCCCTGATCTGCGCGACGGTGACGGACAACATCGCGCTGCTGATCGGCGGCATGCTGCTCTTCGGCGCCGGCACCGCGGCCATGCTGCAGTCCCGGTTCGCGGCGACCGACCTGGCCCGGCCGCTCAACCGAGGACGTACGCTCTCGCTGGTCGTCTGGTGCGGCACTCTCGGCTCGGTTCTCGGGCCCAATCTCGGTGAACCCGGCACGGTGGTCTCCCGCCGGCTCGGGCTGCCGCCGCTGGCCGGCGCCTTCGTGATCGCGCTGGTGATGTTAATCATCGCCGGCTTGTTGATCTTGATCTTTCTGAGGCCGGATCCGCTGCTGACCGCCACGGAGCACGAGCATCGCGACGGACGGCCGATCAAGCGGCGTTCGATCCGGCAGGTGTTCGGCACGCTGTGGTCGATCCGGCCGGCGCGGTTCGCCTTGGTGGTGGTGATCGGCGCACACCTGTCGATGGTGAGCCTGATGACGATGACGCCGGTACAGATGCATCATCACGGGTCGAGCCTGACGATCGTCGGAATCACCATCAGCATTCACGTTCTGGGCATGTTCGCGCTGTCGCCGCTGGTTGGTTGGGCCAGCGATCGGGTCGGGCCGGTGCGGGTGATCATGCTCGGCCAGTTGATCTTCATCGGCAGTTCGGTCGCGGCGATGATCTCCGGCGGCAACGAGGGCTGGACCATGATCAGTTTGTTCCTGCTCGGGCTCGGCTGGTCCTGCGGTACGGTGCCGGGCTCGATCCTGCTGTCGGAGTCGGTGCCGGCCGACGTCCGTACCTCCTCTCAGGGCATGGTCGACACCGCGATGAACGGCTTCGCTGCATTGGCGGCCTTGATCTCCGGACCGCTGTTCGCCCTGGTCGGCTTCGGCGGCCTGTCGCTGATGGCCGTCCTGGTCGCCATACCCCTGCTGGCCTACGCGGTCCGCATCGACCGTGCCGTCGTGGTCGCCCACTGA
- a CDS encoding TrmH family RNA methyltransferase yields MARAAQPDTEPGVGPHPEPWPDDPRLDPELLAAGDRRNVVDRYRYWKLDEIVADLDRSRRPLRIAIQNWEHDFNIGSIVRTANAFNVAGVHIIGRRRWNRRGAMVTDKYLHVHRHPTVADFTDFLAEQEYHPIGVDNLPGSVPLETAKLPERSCLIFGSEGPGLTDEMVAQCEQLVAISQYGSTRSINAGAAAAIAMYHWSLSWS; encoded by the coding sequence CTGGCGCGGGCCGCCCAACCGGACACCGAACCGGGCGTCGGACCGCATCCCGAGCCGTGGCCGGACGACCCCCGGCTGGATCCGGAGCTGCTCGCCGCGGGCGACCGGCGCAACGTGGTCGACCGCTACCGCTACTGGAAGCTGGACGAGATCGTCGCCGACCTGGATCGCAGTCGCCGCCCGCTGCGGATCGCGATCCAGAACTGGGAGCACGACTTCAACATCGGCTCGATCGTGCGGACAGCCAACGCCTTCAACGTGGCTGGCGTGCACATCATCGGCCGCCGCCGCTGGAATCGGCGGGGTGCGATGGTGACCGACAAGTATCTGCACGTCCACCGTCACCCGACTGTCGCGGACTTCACCGACTTCCTGGCCGAGCAGGAGTACCATCCGATCGGGGTCGACAACCTGCCCGGTTCGGTGCCGTTGGAGACCGCGAAACTGCCCGAGCGAAGCTGCTTGATCTTCGGCTCCGAGGGCCCCGGACTGACCGACGAGATGGTCGCGCAGTGTGAGCAGTTGGTCGCGATCAGCCAGTACGGATCCACCCGTTCGATCAACGCCGGCGCCGCCGCCGCGATCGCGATGTACCACTGGTCCCTTTCCTGGAGTTGA
- a CDS encoding MalY/PatB family protein has protein sequence MSDSPYPDKIDFDTIDVDRLRRIGSVKWTANGDRLGAFIAEMDFGAAPPITEALHRTVDDGLFGYLPDQLAASMSRACAGWQADAYGWQVDPGRIHPLPDVLKGLEIAIQHFSRPGSPVIMPVPAYMPFLLLPPALEREIIRVPLLEQDGRYGFDLDALGRAFEQGGDLVVLCNPYNPVGRVFSAEELTAFSEVVAAHGGQVFADEIHGPLVYPGARHIPYASISETAAGHTLTATAASKAWNLPGLKCAQLIINNDADAKIYAGISPFLTHGASNPGVVATIAAYTAGKPWLDSVVDYLDGNRRLLAELLADELPMINFTPPEGTYIGWLDCRDLGLESSPAEFFAEHAGVALTDGAACGTPGFARMIFATPRPILTEMVHRMADAVRTHLR, from the coding sequence GTGAGTGACTCGCCCTACCCCGACAAGATCGACTTCGACACGATCGACGTCGACCGACTCCGCCGGATCGGCAGCGTCAAGTGGACGGCCAACGGCGACCGGCTCGGCGCGTTCATCGCCGAGATGGACTTCGGCGCCGCACCGCCGATCACCGAGGCGCTGCATCGAACGGTCGACGACGGCCTGTTCGGGTATCTGCCCGATCAACTGGCCGCGTCGATGTCGCGAGCCTGTGCCGGGTGGCAGGCCGACGCGTACGGCTGGCAGGTCGACCCGGGGCGGATCCATCCGCTGCCCGATGTGCTGAAGGGGTTGGAGATCGCCATCCAGCACTTCTCCCGGCCGGGCTCACCGGTGATCATGCCGGTGCCCGCCTACATGCCGTTCCTGCTGCTGCCGCCGGCGCTCGAACGGGAGATCATCCGGGTGCCGCTGCTGGAGCAGGACGGTCGGTACGGCTTCGACCTGGACGCGCTCGGCCGGGCTTTCGAACAGGGCGGCGATCTGGTCGTGCTGTGCAACCCGTACAACCCGGTCGGTCGGGTGTTCAGCGCCGAGGAGTTGACCGCGTTCAGCGAGGTGGTGGCCGCGCACGGCGGACAGGTGTTCGCCGATGAGATCCACGGTCCGTTGGTCTACCCGGGTGCCCGGCACATCCCGTACGCGTCGATCTCGGAAACCGCCGCCGGGCACACGCTGACCGCGACCGCCGCGTCCAAGGCCTGGAATCTGCCCGGGCTGAAGTGTGCGCAGTTGATCATCAACAACGATGCCGACGCAAAGATCTATGCCGGCATCAGCCCATTCCTGACCCACGGCGCCAGCAACCCCGGCGTGGTCGCGACCATTGCCGCCTACACCGCCGGAAAGCCCTGGCTGGACAGCGTTGTGGACTATCTGGACGGCAATCGCCGGTTGCTCGCCGAGCTGCTGGCCGACGAGCTGCCGATGATCAACTTCACCCCGCCGGAGGGCACCTACATCGGCTGGTTGGATTGTCGTGATCTTGGTCTGGAGTCCAGCCCGGCCGAGTTCTTCGCCGAGCACGCAGGCGTCGCACTCACCGACGGCGCAGCCTGCGGCACCCCCGGCTTCGCCCGGATGATCTTCGCCACTCCGCGCCCGATCCTGACCGAGATGGTCCACCGGATGGCCGACGCCGTCAGAACGCACCTCCGCTGA